The stretch of DNA NNNNNNNNNNNNNNNNNNNNNNNNNNNNNNNNNNNNNNNNNNNNNNNNNNNNNNNNNNNNNNNNNNNNNNNNNNNNNNNNNNNNNNNNNNNNNNNNNNNNNNNNNNNNNNNNNNNNNNNNNNNNNNNNNNNNNNNNNNNNNNNNNNNNNNNNNNNNNNNNNNNNNNNNNNNNNNNNNNNNNNNNNNNNNNNNNNNNNNNNNNNNNNNNNNNNNNNNNNNNNNNNNNNNNNNNNNNNNNNNNNNNNNNNNNNNNNNNNNNNNNNNNNNNNNNNNNNNNNNNNNNNNNNNNNNNNNNNNNNNNNNNNNNNNNNNNNNNNNNNNNNNNNNNNNNNNNNNNNNNNNNNNNNNNNNNNNNNNNNNNNNNNNNNNNNNNNNNNNNNNNNNNNNNNNNNNNNNNNNNNNNNNNNNNNNNNNNNNNNNNNNNNNNNNNNNNNNNNNNNNNNNNNNNNNNNNNNNNNNNNNNNNNNNNNNNNNNNNNNNNNNNNNNNNNNNNNNNNNNNNNNNNNNNNNNNNNNNNNNNNNNNNNNNNNNNNNNNNNNNNNNNNNNNNNNNNNNNNNNNNNNNNNNNNNNNNNNNNNNNNNNNNNNNNNNNNNNNNNNNNNNNNNNNNNNNNNNNNNNNNNNNNNNNNNNNNNNNNNNNNNNNNNNNNNNNNNNNNNNNNNNNNNNNNNNNNNNNNNNNNNNNNNNNNNNNNNNNNNNNNNNNNNNNNNNNNNNNNNNNNNNNNNNNNNNNNNNNNNNNNNNNNNNNNNNNNNNNNNNNNNNNNNNNNNNNNNNNNNNNNNNNNNNNNNNNNNNNNNNNNNNNNNNNNNNNNNNNNNNNNNNNNNNNNNNNNNNNNNNNNNNNNNNNNNNNNNNNNNNNNNNNNNNNNNNNNNNNNNNNNNNNNNNNNNNNNNNNNNNNNNNNNNNNNNNNNNNNNNNNNNNNNNNNNNNNNNNNNNNNNNNNNNNNNNNNNNNNNNNNNNNNNNNNNNNNNNNNNNNNNNNNNNNNNNNNNNNNNNNNNNNNNNNNNNNNNNNNNNNNNNNNNNNNNNNNNNNNNNNNNNNNNNNNNNNNNNNNNNNNNNNNNNNNNNNNNNNNNNNNNNNNNNNNNNNNNNNNNNNNNNNNNNNNNNNNNNNNNNNNNNNNNNNNNNNNNNNNNNNNNNNNNNNNNNNNNNNNNNNNNNNNNNNNNNNNNNNNNNNNNNNNNNNNNNNNNNNNNNNNNNNNNNNNNNNNNNNNNNNNNNNNNNNNNNNNNNNNNNNNNNNNNNNNNNNNNNNNNNNNNNNNNNNNNNNNNNNNNNNNNNNNNNNNNNNNNNNNNNNNNNNNNNNNNNNNNNNNNNNNNNNNNNNNNNNNNNNNNNNNNNNNNNNNNNNNNNNNNNNNNNNNNNNNNNNNNNNNNNNNNNNNNNNNNNNNNNNNNNNNNNNNNNNNNNNNNNNNNNNNNNNNNNNNNNNNNNNNNNNNNNNNNNNNNNNNNNNNNNNNNNNNNNNNNNNNNNNNNNNNNNNNNNNNNNNNNNNNNNNNNNNNNNNNNNNNNNNNNNNNNNNNNNNNNNNNNNNNNNNNNNNNNNNNNNNNNNNNNNNNNNNNNNNNNNNNNNNNNNNNNNNNNNNNNNNNNNNNNNNNNNNNNNNNNNNNNNNNNNNNNNNNNNNNNNNNNNNNNNNNNNNNNNNNNNNNNNNNNNNNNNNNNNNNNNNNNNNNNNNNNNNNNNNNNNNNNNNNNNNNNNNNNNNNNNNNNNNNNNNNNNNNNNNNNNNNNNNNNNNNNNNNNNNNNNNNNNNNNNNNNNNNNNNNNNNNNNNNNNNNNNNNNNNNNNNNNNNNNNNNNNNNNNNNNNNNNNNNNNNNNNNNNNNNNNNNNNNNNNNNNNNNNNNNNNNNNNNNNNNNNNNNNNNNNNNNNNNNNNNNNNNNNNNNNNNNNNNNNNNNNNNNNNNNNNNNNNNNNNNNNNNNNNNNNNNNNNNNNNNNNNNNNNNNNNNNNNNNNNNNNNNNNNNNNNNNNNNNNNNNNNNNNNNNNNNNNNNNNNNNNNNNNNNNNNNNNNNNNNNNNNNNNNNNNNNNNNNNNNNNNNNNNNNNNNNNNNNNNNNNNNNNNNNNNNNNNNNNNNNNNNNNNNNNNNNNNNNNNNNNNNNNNNNNNNNNNNNNNNNNNNNNNNNNNNNNNNNNNNNNNNNNNNNNNNNNNNNNNNNNNNNNNNNNNNNNNNNNNNNNNNNNNNNNNNNNNNNNNNNNNNNNNNNNNNNNNNNNNNNNNNNNNNNNNNNNNNNNNNNNNNNNNNNNNNNNNNNNNNNNNNNNNNNNNNNNNNNNNNNNNNNNNNNNNNNNNNNNNNNNNNNNNNNNNNNNNNNNNNNNNNNNNNNNNNNNNNNNNNNNNNNNNNNNNNNNNNNNNNNNNNNNNNNNNNNNNNNNNNNNNNNNNNNNNNNNNNNNNNNNNNNNNNNNNNNNNNNNNNNNNNNNNNNNNNNNNNNNNNNNNNNNNNNNNNNNNNNNNNNNNNNNNNNNNNNNNNNNNNNNNNNNNNNNNNNNNNNNNNNNNNNNNNNNNNNNNNNNNNNNNNNNNNNNNNNNNNNNNNNNNNNNNNNNNNNNNNNNNNNNNNNNNNNNNNNNNNNNNNNNNNNNNNNNNNNNNNNNNNNNNNNNNNNNNNNNNNNNNNNNNNNNNNNNNNNNNNNNNNNNNNNNNNNNNNNNNNNNNNNNNNNNNNNNNNNNNNNNNNNNNNNNNNNNNNNNNNNNNNNNNNNNNNNNNNNNNNNNNNNNNNNNNNNNNNNNNNNNNNNNNNNNNNNNNNNNNNNNNNNNNNNNNNNNNNNNNNNNNNNNNNNNNNNNNNNNNNNNNNNNNNNNNNNNNNNNNNNNNNNNNNNNNNNNNNNNNNNNNNNNNNNNNNNNNNNNNNNNNNNNNNNNNNNNNNNNNNNNNNNNNNNNNNNNNNNNNNNNNNNNNNNNNNNNNNNNNNNNNNNNNNNNNNNNNNNNNNNNNNNNNNNNNNNNNNNNNNNNNNNNNNNNNNNNNNNNNNNNNNNNNNNNNNNNNNNNNNNNNNNNNNNNNNNNNNNNNNNNNNNNNNNNNNNNNNNNNNNNNNNNNNNNNNNNNNNNNNNNNNNNNNNNNNNNNNNNNNNNNNNNNNNNNNNNNNNNNNNNNNNNNNNNNNNNNNNNNNNNNNNNNNNNNNNNNNNNNNNNNNNNNNNNNNNNNNNNNNNNNNNNNNNNNNNNNNNNNNNNNNNNNNNNNNNNNNNNNNNNNNNNNNNNNNNNNNNNNNNNNNNNNNNNNNNNNNNNNNNNNNNNNNNNNNNNNNNNNNNNNNNNNNNNNNNNNNNNNNNNNNNNNNNNNNNNNNNNNNNNNNNNNNNNNNNNNNNNNNNNNNNNNNNNNNNNNNNNNNNNNNNNNNNNNNNNNNNNNNNNNNNNNNNNNNNNNNNNNNNNNNNNNNNNNNNNNNNNNNNNNNNNNNNNNNNNNNNNNNNNNNNNNNNNNNNNNNNNNNNNNNNNNNNNNNNNNNNNNNNNNNNNNNNNNNNNNNNNNNNNNNNNNNNNNNNNNNNNNNNNNNNNNNNNNNNNNNNNNNNNNNNNNNNNNNNNNNNNNNNNNNNNNNNNNNNNNNNNNNNNNNNNNNNNNNNNNNNNNNNNNNNNNNNNNNNNNNNNNNNNNNNNNNNNNNNNNNNNNNNNNNNNNNNNNNNNNNNNNNNNNNNNNNNNNNNNNNNNNNNNNNNNNNNNNNNNNNNNNNNNNNNNNNNNNNNNNNNNNNNNNNNNNNNNNNNNNNNNNNNNNNNNNNNNNNNNNNNNNNNNNNNNNNNNNNNNNNNNNNNNNNNNNNNNNNNNNNNNNNNNNNNNNNNNNNNNNNNNNNNNNNNNNNNNNNNNNNNNNNNNNNNNNNNNNNNNNNNNNNNNNNNNNNNNNNNNNNNNNNNNNNNNNNNNNNNNNNNNNNNNNNNNNNNNNNNNNNNNNNNNNNNNNNNNNNNNNNNNNNNNNNNNNNNNNNNNNNNNNNNNNNNNNNNNNNNNNNNNNNNNNNNNNNNNNNNNNNNNNNNNNNNNNNNNNNNNNNNNNNNNNNNNNNNNNNNNNNNNNNNNNNNNNNNNNNNNNNNNNNNNNNNNNNNNNNNNNNNNNNNNNNNNNNNNNNNNNNNNNNNNNNNNNNNNNNNNNNNNNNNNNNNNNNNNNNNNNNNNNNNNNNNNNNNNNNNNNNNNNNNNNNNNNNNNNNNNNNNNNNNNNNNNNNNNNNNNNNNNNNNNNNNNNNNNNNNNNNNNNNNNNNNNNNNNNNNNNNNNNNNNNNNNNNNNNNNNNNNNNNNNNNNNNNNNNNNNNNNNNNNNNNNNNNNNNNNNNNNNNNNNNNNNNNNNNNNNNNNNNNNNNNNNNNNNNNNNNNNNNNNNNNNNNNNNNNNNNNNNNNNNNNNNNNNNNNNNNNNNNNNNNNNNNNNNNNNNNNNNNNNNNNNNNNNNNNNNNNNNNNNNNNNNNNNNNNNNNNNNNNNNNNNNNNNNNNNNNNNNNNNNNNNNNNNNNNNNNNNNNNNNNNNNNNNNNNNNNNNNNNNNNNNNNNNNNNNNNNNNNNNNNNNNNNNNNNNNNNNNNNNNNNNNNNNNNNNNNNNNNNNNNNNNNNNNNNNNNNNNNNNNNNNNNNNNNNNNNNNNNNNNNNNNNNNNNNNNNNNNNNNNNNNNNNNNNNNNNNNNNNNNNNNNNNNNNNNNNNNNNNNNNNNNNNNNNNNNNNNNNNNNNNNNNNNNNNNNNNNNNNNNNNNNNNNNNNNNNNNNNNNNNNNNNNNNNNNNNNNNNNNNNNNNNNNNNNNNNNNNNNNNNNNNNNNNNNNNNNNNNNNNNNNNNNNNNNNNNNNNNNNNNNNNNNNNNNNNNNNNNNNNNNNNNNNNNNNNNNNNNNNNNNNNNNNNNNNNNNNNNNNNNNNNNNNNNNNNNNNNNNNNNNNNNNNNNNNNNNNNNNNNNNNNNNNNNNNNNNNNNNNNNNNNNNNNNNNNNNNNNNNNNNNNNNNNNNNNNNNNNNNNNNNNNNNNNNNNNNNNNNNNNNNNNNNNNNNNNNNNNNNNNNNNNNNNNNNNNNNNNNNNNNNNNNNNNNNNNNNNNNNNNNNNNNNNNNNNNNNNNNNNNNNNNNNNNNNNNNNNNNNNNNNNNNNNNNNNNNNNNNNNNNNNNNNNNNNNNNNNNNNNNNNNNNNNNNNNNNNNNNNNNNNNNNNNNNNNNNNNNNNNNNNNNNNNNNNNNNNNNNNNNNNNNNNNNNNNNNNNNNNNNNNNNNNNNNNNNNNNNNNNNNNNNNNNNNNNNNNNNNNNNNNNNNNNNNNNNNNNNNNNNNNNNNNNNNNNNNNNNNNNNNNNNNNNNNNNNNNNNNNNNNNNNNNNNNNNNNNNNNNNNNNNNNNNNNNNNNNNNNNNNNNNNNNNNNNNNNNNNNNNNNNNNNNNNNNNNNNNNNNNNNNNNNNNNNNNNNNNNNNNNNNNNNNNNNNNNNNNNNNNNNNNNNNNNNNNNNNNNNNNNNNNNNNNNNNNNNNNNNNNNNNNNNNNNNNNNNNNNNNNNNNNNNNNNNNNNNNNNNNNNNNNNNNNNNNNNNNNNNNNNNNNNNNNNNNNNNNNNNNNNNNNNNNNNNNNNNNNNNNNNNNNNNNNNNNNNNNNNNNNNNNNNNNNNNNNNNNNNNNNNNNNNNNNNNNNNNNNNNNNNNNNNNNNNNNNNNNNNNNNNNNNNNNNNNNNNNNNNNNNNNNNNNNNNNNNNNNNNNNNNNNNNNNNNNNNNNNNNNNNNNNNNNNNNNNNNNNNNNNNNNNNNNNNNNNNNNNNNNNNNNNNNNNNNNNNNNNNNNNNNNNNNNNNNNNNNNNNNNNNNNNNNNNNNNNNNNNNNNNNNNNNNNNNNNNNNNNNNNNNNNNNNNNNNNNNNNNNNNNNNNNNNNNNNNNNNNNNNNNNNNNNNNNNNNNNNNNNNNNNNNNNNNNNNNNNNNNNNNNNNNNNNNNNNNNNNNNNNNNNNNNNNNNNNNNNNNNNNNNNNNNNNNNNNNNNNNNNNNNNNNNNNNNNNNNNNNNNNNNNNNNNNNNNNNNNNNNNNNNNNNNNNNNNNNNNNNNNNNNNNNNNNNNNNNNNNNNNNNNNNNNNNNNNNNNNNNNNNNNNNNNNNNNNNNNNNNNNNNNNNNNNNNNNNNNNNNNNNNNNNNNNNNNNNNNNNNNNNNNNNNNNNNNNNNNNNNNNNNNNNNNNNNNNNNNNNNNNNNNNNNNNNNNNNNNNNNNNNNNNNNNNNNNNNNNNNNNNNTGAAAAGACAATTCATGCTTTGTATAAAAAGTTGAATCTCCCACTTCCTTCAACCTTGTCTGATCCTACGGAAGATGAGCTTGGGACAGGCTCTAGTGATGATAACATGAGTGATTGATATTTGGAGTATATGTTTCTTCTGATTTAGATTAAGGAATTTTTAGGTGAATTAGTTAGtacgttttattttattcatgatATTTGACCTTTTTAAAGGCTTTCTTTGTTTtagtttaagtatttttttcttattttagtttGATTACATTTAtggacaaaaatattttaataataaatatttttttaactcttttaTGGTAATTAACTTTTTCATGATTTTATTATGTGTTTATAATTTCGATGatgtaatatgaaaaaaatgatTATGATGGTCTTAATATAGAAAGCAAATcgaatataatttattttctaaaatatttatctattaaatagcaaattattttgtatgaaaattatttgaaatattatattaaatttgtagaaaatttgtgcgaaaataattttttgttttgtatgaaatttgtttcaaatacgtaaattcttttaaattaaatttgtctgAAAtttaattgaagaaaaatatttgatttgtctAAAATTTgttcgaaaaaaatttattatatttgactaaattcgTTAGAAATTTGTCTgaaataaagtatattttttgtttgaaatacGTTGTTTTTATGTTAGCTAATCTGTCTGAAATTCGTCTAAAATACATCATAATAGTTAGAAATCTAGCAGATAAATGCCTATTCGAAATCTGTCACAAAAtcgtttgaaaaaaatttcggACGAAATTTCAGACAAAATTTCAATTAGCAACAAGGCTTTTTGGGACAAAAAAAATTCGTCCCAAAtttgtttgaaagaaaaattttgtcCATAATTTGTtcgaaatttatttcaatttcgtCTCAAAATTCGTCCGAAAAAGCCCTATTTCTAGTAGTGATTTTTTCTTAGAATgataaaatatgaattaaaaagcAACTATGAAAAATAAGTGCCTATATAATAGTTATACATCTAGATatctaaatcaaataaaaaaataattatttaacaacTCAAAAGTTAATACAATAGATAGTTATGGATCAAAGTggtgaacaaaaataaaagttggAATAATGGTATGATACTAATTGATTGCGGTTGGGgttaatagaagaagaaaaaaaaaggaagggaAATAAAACAAGGCAACATAATAATGATGACAAAACAATAATAGTTATACAtgtaaaaagaataataaaaaaataatagtataaatTAGGATGAGatgataaaatcaaaataaaaattaataacttagaaataataataaaattaaagataattaaatatgTTCAATATaagattaaataaataaatttttttatctattagaaTTATGCATAAAGATaaagtgaattttgaatttaaatttttaaatttgcttcaaattaaataggattgagaaaataaataaatttaatatataaataaataactaatttataaataatattagtaaatttttatcttgattTTATTACACATAATAAcaacataattcttttttcttattttttaatttaaatctatttattttatatttcttacaattattaaataacttaaaatattttatttttttataatttaatttttaattattcaacaatttacaattattgatattaaattaggataacatttttgactttttttaccTATATCTTTTTCCGATAACATATACATATCTTTAatgtgtattaaaaaaattaaattaattttttaaaataataaaaagcggCTGAACAAGCACGTTAGTGTCCTGTTGAACCGCTAGTACATAATAAGGCAAATTATATTCGTATGTAGCATCTGTTTTGGTctttaatttgaaatattttggtAGAATATATATCATTATAGTCttattgttttttatatatTGGGATTAGTGACCAAAATTAAACattaatatattatctttttataattatgaaaatGTGATTTAGTGGTGTTTTATTTGGGGTTTCATTAGTGAGTTTATATAATTATGAATATAGGCTGAATTAGAAGTGGCCTAGTGGGTTTATACTAACTCAAGGCCCACACCACCATTAAGCCTCGAAGCAGTTAaggtaaaaaaatgaaaatcaaaacTTCCTCACATGAGCCCCTGTTGCGCGCACAATCCTTCTCACAATCCTCCCATAGCTGAACCCTTGTTTTCACTCTCCCTCCTTGGTTGTTTCTGAGCAGCATTTGCGTCGTTGGTACGTCCTTGCCTCCCTCGCCTTCGTCAATCACATCCTCTTCCACTCGGTCATAGTGTTCGTTTAGGTAACAAGTTTCAGCTCTTTCATgctcataattattttttttcaattaacttaactttaatttgaattttatgtgGGTATGAACATTCACAGATGAAATATAAGTCGTTTGGGGGGTTGCATGTTATAATCTTCAATGTAATTGTTCAAGAGGGTTAAAGAATATGGCCACTGATAGTTCCTTCTAATTTCTAAGTTAATTAtattaagtaaaaaaatattctcttgattaaaaaaaattgcaatttGCAGAACTGATATGAATATGAACATTGATAACGGGAATAGTTAATCTAATGGAGTAGATATTGTTCATGTAAATTAGGGAATATTAACTTTAGtcatattttcttaattaattctGTTAGGATTATTAATGATGGATGTTAATTTTAACCAtggtttcttaattttttctagTTATGATTATTAATGATGGATGTTAATGTTAATCATAGTACATTAATTAAAactatttgaaatttaatacaCCTGTGATAAATAGGATTATTAAAACAGGTAATTTTAATCATAGTACTGTAATTAATAATTCTGTATATAAGGTATCATTTCTGTATAGAAAATCCTATGGCTTTATTAGTGTCCTGGTCCATTAAAAGCTTTCCCTATGAAAGTTCATTAGATTCTTCTAATTTACATGTAGTTGGAAAAGATGCTACACTAAATGGTTGACCACATTATGCTGGTGATTATTATATACATTAGCATTTAGCTCATTCATGTTTGAATTAGTAGTTCAGTCATAGGAAAAATAGATTCTATTTATATAATCACTATATGTACATATATAGATTGgtttttaatatattgttacataattaaaatgtgAGTAATGCTATTTGTTggttaattattctattattccatgaggaattaattttttttttggcatgATACATGTGTTTTTACTAGGATTATAAGATGCCAAGGAAAGCTCGCTTCAAGAAAGGCACAAGAGTGGAGCCACCGTGTCAGCAGCCTCCAGCTACACCTCCTGTGTCTTCACCATCCAATGACGATGACTGGCTCATCCCTCCGCCCCCCAGTAATTCTGGTGTCTCCGCAGCGGCTATTCTGCAACCCTTTCATCCGCCCAGGAGTGAACCAAGACCTGAGCCACAGGCCGCTAACGATTCACGAGTGACGAAACCGTGCAATGAAGACATTGACCCGGAGGCGAACGAGGTAGACTCGTTTGAGGAACACATTGACAGGATGTTTGCTACTTCTGATGCTGCAAAGCGCAAACGATGAAAGACTACTGAGTTTTGGGATGTTGATCTCATTGGTAACAAGTGTTGaactttaaatctttttaattgatcAGCTTATGATTTTGTTATGCTCCTTACATGTGGTGCACATTGAGCACATAAAttacattttttcttctttattgttaGATTCTGAAGGAATAATCAAGCAAGCTAAAATGAGTGTGAGAGAGGCTATGGAGCGGTCTCTTAATGGTAGCAAGATCATCCTGAGGTTCAACGAGGAACTGCAGGTAGTCGGAGATGGAGCTGGCCTGTTGAGTGGCATTCTAGGAGCGCTGGGTTCTGATTACAGCAAATTTCCTATATGTGAAAAGAGTTGGGCAAAGGTGCGGGGCAAAGACAGGGTTTATGACGATTGTATAAAGGTAATGACTTTTGGCATTGTTTAATCATATCAAATCCTTCAACTTGCAATTACTTATAGTTGGACATTGTCGTCGCATGAGATGTTCCACTTCCAGGATAGAAGTGGTTTAATCAAGAAATCATTTTTGAAACAAATGGGGAAGTCTTGGAAGAACACAAGGGGGAGGCTGTTTGACTCGCATTACAAACCAACAAGGACACTTGAGCAGAATCTTGAGCAGCGCCCGAAGGGAATTCCTAGAGAGCATTGGAAGTGGTTCATTGAGTATCGTAATGATCCTGCAACAAAGGTACCTCATTCATTTAATAcatatacttttttaaaaaatgaatttcctTGAGTTCAAAAAATGTAATCCTTTTGTTTGGTTGATATGATTTGGTATAAATAAATAGTTGTTATTCTGATTGGACTGAATTTGAACCATGTTGATTAATATACAtgattaattcactttaatatATCAATTTCCAGCACAGGCTGTTTGACTAAgatcataatatatatatgcatgatGCTGAGACACCATTCTTCCTTATTAGAACTTTATTTTGTGTAGGTTACCATATAAgacaattaatttaatttgagtacccctattattataatttatgcTATATGATTGTTATTGGACTATCTCACAGGGGCTGCTAAATATTTTTTCCGTTAGTTGTGGTATGAGTTATGGGTGACATTTgcatattagaaataaaataatattgttaACTTCTTATATGTAAATAGGGACTGCATCCGTATAACTATTCTTTTTGTTAAAGCAATACTTAAATTTAGATTACGTACAGTTTATTCAAATTCCACACTAATATACTTAATGCCCCATTATTTTGAGTCTCTTGCTTCGTAGAATATATGTATACTATACTTAGGAAGTTTTAGTACTTCATTGAATTCAAGctatacttttttaaaaaatgaatttcctTGAGTTCAAAAAATGTAATCCTTTTGTTTGGTTGATATGATTTGGTATAAATAAATAGTTGTTATTCCGATTGGGCTGAATTTGAACCATGTTAATTAATATACAtgattaattcactttaatatATCAATTCCCAGCACAGGCTATTTCACTAAGATCATAATATATACATGCATGATGCTGAGACACCATTCTTCCTTATTAGAACCTTATTTTGTGTAGGTTATCATATAAgacaattaatttaatttgagtacccctattattataatttatgcTATATGATTGTTATTGGACTATCTCACAGGGGCTGCTAAATGTTTTTTCCGTTAGTTGTGGTATGAGTTATGGGTGGCATTTgcatattagaaataaaataatattgttaACTTCTTATATGTAAATAGGGACTGCATCCGTATAACTATTCTTTTTGTTAAAGCAATACTTAAATTTAGATTACGTACAGTTTATTCAAATTCCATACTAGTATACTTAATGCCCTATTTTTTTGAGTCTCTTGCAACGTAGGATATATGTATACTATACTTAGCAAGTTTTAGTACTTCATTGCATGCCAAGCTTACTGTTGATTTTTAATAGGCGAAGTGCAAACAAAACGCGCTGAATCGAAAGAAGCAACTTTACACGCACACTGGCGGATCTAAAAGCTTGGCAAGGGCTAGGGAAGAAAAGGTAATATAAACTTGTAATGGAGAATAAGTGGCTTTTAGTGTTGATTTATTCAT from Arachis duranensis cultivar V14167 chromosome 4, aradu.V14167.gnm2.J7QH, whole genome shotgun sequence encodes:
- the LOC110280454 gene encoding uncharacterized protein LOC110280454 gives rise to the protein MSVREAMERSLNGSKIILRFNEELQVVGDGAGLLSGILGALGSDYSKFPICEKSWAKVRGKDRVYDDCIKDRSGLIKKSFLKQMGKSWKNTRGRLFDSHYKPTRTLEQNLEQRPKGIPREHWKWFIEYRNDPATKAKCKQNALNRKKQLYTHTGGSKSLARAREEKEKIYEIEQLDESTRILSENDSLAQALGKEHPGRVRGMGHGPTPSQLFRPSLQPLVDRAQVEETQRMLCELQAEVTTEKLKRKAMEDELAAEKNKRQEIESVLSYLVKQQCGEPPPDIAARINSLDRHGGT